From the Aedes aegypti strain LVP_AGWG unplaced genomic scaffold, AaegL5.0 Primary Assembly AGWG_AaegL5_hic_scaff_880_PBJ_arrow, whole genome shotgun sequence genome, one window contains:
- the LOC110681431 gene encoding protein ALP1-like — protein sequence MASNILRAVEAIRTIQQLRTIRDIQNGNIKKDRRWWIRPSNLNRATEGFFETAYQLMRERDPEYFFRCTRMSSYTFDLLLSKIKHRLEKFSIRTPISPECRLFVTLVYLSGGSSIFYVSRLFRLGVTTVREITQEVTQVLWEELKHDYLPEVDGQQWQRYSAEFESRWNLPHCCAAVDGKHVTITCPPNSGSMYYNYKKQYSIVLMAMCDANYNFVGVDIGAYGGNADGSVFAQSAFGYRLLHGELELPQPSALPNGDVLPYFIVGDAAFPLKSNLMRPYPGRNLEILQENFNYRLSRARRTIENAFGVLVARWRILLSPLQLQPDAAENIVKASVVLHNFVKRHNANQYAPPSFVDHIGQEGEIIVPGEWRSQVDPLVGIDSDFVQRGNNAARNAYQARDVLAKYLLETRFR from the exons atGGCATCGAATATTCTGCGTGCAGTTGAAGCAATCCGAACCATCCAACAACTGCGAACCATTCGAGATATACAGAATGGGAACATCAAGAAAGATCGACGATGGTGGATTCGCCCATCTAATCTAAACAGGGCAACGGAAGGATTTTTTGAGACCGCCTACCAGCTGATGAGAGAACGCGATCCGGAATATTTTTTCCGCTGTACGAGGATGTCTTCGTACACTTTTGATTTGCTGCTCTCTAAAATCAAGCATCGACTAGAAAAGTTTTCAATAAGAACTCCTATTTCTCCTGAGTGTCGACTGTTCGTGACCTTGGT aTACTTGTCAGGGGGATCAAGTATATTTTATGTCTCTAGACTATTCCGCCTTGGTGTTACAACCGTCAGAGAGATAACCCAGGAAGTCACGCAAGTACTGTGGGAAGAATTGAAGCATGATTATCTGCCGGAAGTGGACGGACAACAGTGGCAGAGATACAGTGCAGAGTTTGAGTCCCGCTGGAACCTGCCACATTGCTGTGCTGCTGTTGATGGCAAACATGTTACGATAACATGTCCACCGAACTCAGGGTCGATGTATTATAATTATAAAAAGCAGTACTCCATAGTACTGATGGCTATGTGTGACGCAAACTATAATTTCGTTGGCGTTGACATAGGTGCCTACGGAGGAAATGCTGACGGAAGCGTATTCGCTCAAAGTGCTTTCGGATACCGCCTCCTGCACGGAGAGCTAGAACTACCACAACCATCTGCGCTACCTAATGGAGACGTTCTTCCTTACTTCATCGTTGGAGATGCTGCATTCCCACTTAAATCAAATTTGATGCGACCATATCCCGGAAGGAACctggaaatccttcaagaaaattTTAACTACAGGCTTTCTAGAGCACGCAGGACTATTGAGAATGCTTTTGGTGTGTTGGTGGCCCGCTGGCGTATTCTCCTCTCACCACTGCAATTGCAACCTGATGCAGCTGAAAACATTGTGAAGGCCTCGGtcgttttgcacaattttgtCAAAAGACATAATGCGAATCAATACGCACCACCCAGCTTCGTCGATCATATTGGTCAGGAAGGTGAAATTATCGTACCCGGTGAGTGGAGGTCGCAAGTTGATCCTCTTGTCGGAATCGATAGTGATTTTGTACAGCGAGGGAACAATGCAGCTAGGAATGCGTACCAAGCAAGAGACgttttggcaaaatacttgcTAGAAACGCGATTCCGCTAG
- the LOC5569325 gene encoding uncharacterized protein LOC5569325, whose translation MESASEQLRLNRTTGNYSSPQGKAKSKNHGESIDGPSSSMNNDSSSKRPFEEIEEVILDDTDLEDSHAESVDERGKSKKKKAERSIDDKIHTILDDLVAAPGKTKSQHASFGAYLAERMDMLPLQVARDLEVEFTSRVNSLLDLYADHQ comes from the exons ATGGAGTCAGCTTCGGAACAACTACGGTTGAACAG AACTACCGGAAATTATAGCTCTCCACAAGGAAAGGCTAAGTCCAAAAATCATGGAGAATCGATCGATGGACCTTCAAGTTCGATGAATAATGATTCTTCATCTAAGCGTCCATTCGAAGAAATTGAGGAGGTTATCTTGGACGACACAGATTTGGAAGATTCGCATGCTGAGAGCGTGGATGAACGAGGAAAATCTAAAAAGAAAAAGGCTGAGCGATCGATCGATGATAAAATCCACACCATCCTGGATGATCTGGTTGCTGCACCTGGAAAGACCAAAAGCCAACATGCTTCTTTTGGAGCATATCTGGCGGAAAGAATGGACATGCTACCTCTACAAGTGGCTCGCGATCTGGAGGTTGAATTTACCTCCAGAGTAAATTCTCTATTGGATCTTTATGCTGATCACCAGTGA